Proteins from a genomic interval of Panthera tigris isolate Pti1 chromosome A2, P.tigris_Pti1_mat1.1, whole genome shotgun sequence:
- the LOC122236011 gene encoding olfactory receptor-like protein OLF4 — protein MEPGNDTRISEFLLLGFSDGPELQPLVFGLFLSMYLITVFGNLLILLAFSSDSRLHTPMYFFLANLSFVDICFTSTTVPKMLWNIQTQSKVITYEDCITQVNFFIIFSGLDIYLLAIMAYDRFVAICHPLQYTVIMSPRLCALLVLVSWITSVLHSLLQTSMVLRLSFCTGLEIPHFSCELNQMIQLACSDTFLNNLVMYFAAILVGGGPFIGILYSYSKILSSIRGISSAQGKYKAFSTCASHLLVVSLFYCTGLGVYLSSAATQGSHSSATASVMYTVVTPMLNPFIYSLRNKDIKGALKRFSAMAVRKGPIVLRLKNFPGLQASKS, from the coding sequence ATGGAACCAGGAAATGATACACGGATATCAGAATTTCTGCTTCTGGGATTTTCAGACGGTCCAGAACTGCAGCCCCTCGTATTTGGGCTTTTCCTCTCCATGTACCTGATCACTGTGTTTGGCAACCTGCTCATCCTCCTGGCCTTCAGCTCTGACTCCCGCCTCCAcacgcccatgtacttcttcctggccaacctgTCCTTTGTAGACATTTGCTTCACCTCCACCACCGTCCCGAAGATGCTCTGGAACATCCAGACCCAGAGCAAAGTCATAACCTATGAGGACTGCATCACACAAGTGAACTTTTTCATAATCTTTTCAGGATTGGACATCTACCTCCTGGCCATTATGGCCTATGACAGgtttgtggccatctgtcaccccCTGCAATACACGGTCATCATGAGCCCCCGGCTCTGTGCACTGCTGGTCCTGGTGTCCTGGATCACGAGTGTCCTGCATTCCTTGTTGCAAACTTCAATGGTGTTGCGGCTGTCCTTCTGTACAGGCTTGGAAATCCCCCATTTTTCCTGTGAACTCAATCAGATGATCCAACTTGCCTGTTCTGACACCTTTCTTAATAACTTGGTGATGTATTTTGCAGCTATCTTAGTGGGTGGTGGTCCTTTCATTGGGATCCTTTACTCTTACTCCAAGATACTTTCCTCCATACGTGGGATCTCATCAGCTCAGGGCAAGTATAAAGCATTTTCCACCTGTGCATCTCACCTCTTGGTTGTCTCCTTATTTTATTGTACGGGCCTCGGAGTGTACCTCAGCTCTGCTGCTACCCAGGGCTCCCACTCAAGTGCCACAGCCTCGGTGATGTACACGGTGGTCAcgcccatgctgaaccccttcatctacagcctgaggaacaaagATATAAAGGGGGCTCTGAAGAGATTCTCTGCTATGGCAGTTAGAAAAGGTCCAATTGTCCTGCGGTTGAAGAATTTCCCAGGATTGCAAGCCTCAAAGTCTTAG